CTACTCGTTCACCCATACCTTCGCGAACATCGTGTGGACGGCGGTCGTGGCCTTCGTGCTGTTCCTCGTGTGGCGCGCGGTGCTGCGTCCCGCCGTCCCGGAGCTCGCTCCGCGGTGGCTCGCGCGACGCCTGCCCGAGGAGTGGAACGTCGGTGCCGTCGAGGCGGCCGGACGAGCGGTGGGCGTGGGGGAGAAGCGCGTCTATCCGCTGCTGCTCGGCGTCTCGCTCATCCTCGGAGTGCTCTCGCACATCGTCTGGGACCTGTTCACGCACGAGGGGCGATGGGGCGTGCAGGTTCTCCCGGCCCTCGACGAGATGTGGGGCCCGCTCACCGGATTCAAGTGGCTGCAGCACGGGTCGAGCGTGCTCGGACTCGTGATCATCGGCGTGTGGGGACTGCTCTGGCTGCGTCGCCAGGATCCGCGTCCCGAGTTCTCGCAGCGGCTGCCGCACGGTGTCCGCGTGACGTGGTGGCTGTCGCTGCCGGTGGTCCTGGTCGCGGCATGGCTCGTGGGCCTGGCCGTTCTCGGGCCGCTCGACGCGGAGTTCACCGTGCAGCACCTCGCGTATCGGGTGCTTCCGCCGGCGTGCGCGCTGTGGGGCGCCGTCACCCTGGTGCTGTGCATAGTCCTGTCGGTGGGGCGACGATCTCACCAGCGGGGCTGATCCGCTCCCCAGGGGTGAGGCGCCGCGAACTCGAAGCCCGGGAGCGCGGGCCGCGCCGTCACCAGCTCGGTGTCGCCGACGGGGAACCGCGCGACGTGCGGCGCCGGGTCGAGCGCGAC
This genomic interval from Microbacterium sp. LWH11-1.2 contains the following:
- a CDS encoding DUF4184 family protein; translated protein: MPFTPSHAVVALPFIRTPLVPAAIAIGAMTPDLPLFVRGIGLDYSFTHTFANIVWTAVVAFVLFLVWRAVLRPAVPELAPRWLARRLPEEWNVGAVEAAGRAVGVGEKRVYPLLLGVSLILGVLSHIVWDLFTHEGRWGVQVLPALDEMWGPLTGFKWLQHGSSVLGLVIIGVWGLLWLRRQDPRPEFSQRLPHGVRVTWWLSLPVVLVAAWLVGLAVLGPLDAEFTVQHLAYRVLPPACALWGAVTLVLCIVLSVGRRSHQRG